A single window of Nicotiana sylvestris chromosome 3, ASM39365v2, whole genome shotgun sequence DNA harbors:
- the LOC104246996 gene encoding nuclear pore complex protein NUP35, with the protein MSAAVRTPKSGRQSLFFQDLATPISSRKSGSKFSTPGQAAAVSALWRENFSSSDLPPPPVFTLEDRSDVSPESGIPDYVTSPEIKSDPRTPVQTSGREFATPKTRSEASTSYALMGKQQQQSQQSPLPSLSWWSPSKGSGSAEQDDKGKGSPVEGVVHPGALITLPQPREVARPEIRKNSFPVGNLDEEEWVTVYGFSPIDTNLVLREFEKCGVILKHIIGPRDANWMHILYQNHADAQKALSKNGMQINGVLMIGVKPVDPIQRQALNCRLNKQGFVPLPHTPSSKSNDPIPFQTSSRPHYLQNGSTSAKQSSGSVATPAKSVVSKIVDLMFGV; encoded by the exons ATGAGTGCAGCAGTGCGAACCCCAAAATCTGGAAGGCAATCACTGTTCTTTCAGGATTTAGCTACGCCTATTTCCTCCCGGAAATCTGGGTCAAAATTCAGTACCCCAGGTCAGGCAGCAGCTGTTTCGGCCTTATGGCGTGAGAACTTTTCCAGCTCAGATCTCCCACCACCACCTGTATTTACCCTTGAAGATCGCTCAGATGTCTCTCCGGAATCTGGGATTCCTGATTATGTTACTTCACCAGAAATCAAGTCGGACCCTAGAACCCCAGTGCAAACTTCAGGAAGGGAATTTGCAACTCCTAAGACGAGGTCTGAGGCGAGCACTTCGTATGCATTGATGGGTAAGCAGCAGCAACAGAGTCAGCAAAGCCCCTTGCCGAGTTTGAGCTGGTGGTCCCCCTCGAAGGGTAGTGGTAGTGCTGAGCAGGATGACAAAGGAAAAGGTTCACCAGTCGAGGGCGTCGTACATCCTGGTGCTTTGATAACTTTACCTCAACCAAGGGAAGTTGCGAGGCCAGAGATCAGGAAGAACTCATTCCCTGTGGGAAACCTCGATGAGGAAGAATGGGTCACAGTTTATGG GTTTTCTCCAATTGACACCAATTTGGTTTTGCGGGAATTTGAGAAATGTGGCGTCATTTTGAAACACATTATAGGCCCCAGAGATGCTAACTGGATGCACATTCTATATCAG AATCATGCTGATGCTCAGAAAGCTCTTAGCAAAAATGGTATGCAGATAAATGGAGTTCTTATGATCGGAGTTAAACCAGTGGATCCAATACAACGTCAGGCACTGAATTGTAGGCTCAACAAACAGGGATTTGTACCTTTACCACATACTCCCTCCAGTAAAAGCAATGATCCGATTCCATTTCAAACCTCCTCTCGTCCTCACTATCTACAAAATGGCAGCACCAGTGCAAAACAATCATCTGGATCTGTTGCTACCCCAGCCAAATCTGTGGTGTCCAAAATTGTGGACTTAATGTTTGGCGTCTAA